One part of the Treponema sp. OMZ 787 genome encodes these proteins:
- the glmL gene encoding methylaspartate mutase accessory protein GlmL, translating to MNCYLFVDFGSTNTKITLVDIEKEDIVGTAKAYTTVETDVMIGYNNALALLHQKVGKDYTVVKSLACSSAAGGLKIIAIGLVPELTSEAAKRAALGAGAKVIHTYSHNLNKSEAEEIVNSNADIILLAGGTNGGDSRCIVHNAKMLADYGVKVPVVVAGNKSAEDEIIEIFKDKVDFHLAENVMPKINKLNVESARETIRSIFMNNIVNAKGMTHVENNIDNILMPTPAAVLKAAQTLSEGTEDEDGLGDIIVLDIGGATTDVHSAAEGEPTQGSVFLYGLPEAFLKRTVEGDLGMRYSLPTVADVQGPHGLRHYLSKEYKYNIEQEVKKRNDHTDFISENEKDLAFDCAVAKVCADVSMSRHVGVLTPVYTGCGASFQQEGKDLTDLRYIIGTGGILVYNPNYKEIMEACKFREDDPFSLKPKNPQFLLDKEYILSAMGLLATEDPDMAIRIMKKHLV from the coding sequence ATGAACTGTTATTTATTTGTTGACTTTGGAAGCACGAATACGAAGATAACCCTTGTGGATATCGAAAAAGAAGATATAGTGGGTACGGCAAAGGCCTATACGACTGTAGAAACCGATGTTATGATCGGCTATAATAATGCCTTGGCTCTTTTACACCAAAAGGTCGGTAAGGACTATACTGTAGTAAAAAGTCTTGCCTGCTCCTCGGCTGCCGGCGGCTTAAAGATTATCGCCATAGGCCTTGTGCCAGAGCTTACAAGCGAGGCTGCGAAAAGGGCTGCCCTAGGTGCCGGAGCCAAGGTAATCCATACTTACAGCCACAACCTCAATAAGAGCGAGGCAGAGGAGATAGTAAATTCCAATGCCGATATCATCCTTTTGGCAGGCGGCACAAACGGCGGCGATTCACGCTGTATAGTTCACAATGCAAAGATGCTTGCCGATTATGGGGTAAAGGTTCCTGTGGTTGTTGCCGGCAATAAAAGTGCAGAAGACGAAATCATCGAAATTTTTAAGGATAAGGTCGATTTTCACTTGGCCGAAAATGTAATGCCCAAGATAAACAAGCTCAATGTTGAAAGTGCAAGGGAAACAATCCGAAGTATTTTTATGAACAATATTGTGAATGCAAAGGGCATGACCCATGTTGAAAACAATATCGATAACATACTGATGCCGACACCGGCCGCCGTCCTAAAGGCTGCCCAAACTCTTTCAGAGGGTACCGAAGATGAAGACGGATTGGGTGATATAATAGTTTTGGATATCGGAGGGGCTACAACCGATGTTCATTCCGCTGCCGAAGGGGAACCGACGCAAGGCTCGGTCTTTTTATACGGTCTTCCTGAAGCCTTTTTAAAACGGACGGTTGAAGGCGACCTCGGTATGCGCTACTCCCTTCCTACAGTTGCTGATGTTCAAGGTCCTCACGGGCTCCGTCACTACCTTTCAAAAGAATATAAGTACAATATTGAACAAGAAGTCAAAAAAAGAAACGATCACACCGATTTTATTTCGGAAAACGAAAAAGATTTGGCCTTTGATTGTGCCGTTGCCAAGGTTTGTGCCGATGTTTCTATGAGCCGCCATGTAGGAGTTTTAACCCCTGTCTACACCGGCTGCGGAGCCAGCTTTCAGCAAGAAGGAAAGGATTTAACTGATCTTAGATACATAATAGGAACGGGTGGAATTTTAGTTTATAATCCTAACTATAAGGAAATTATGGAAGCCTGCAAGTTCCGTGAGGATGACCCTTTTAGCTTAAAACCCAAAAATCCGCAATTTCTCCTTGATAAAGAATATATTTTGTCGGCTATGGGGCTTTTGGCCACCGAAGATCCGGATATGGCTATCAGGATAATGAAAAAACATTTGGTATAG
- the acpP gene encoding acyl carrier protein, with the protein MDDLFKKIQQLIAAKLEIEEDKVTLDSSFRQDLGADSLDTYELVYALEEDMGIKIPDEKANEFETVRDAYEFIKSQQK; encoded by the coding sequence ATGGACGATTTATTCAAAAAGATTCAGCAATTAATTGCAGCAAAGTTGGAAATTGAGGAAGATAAGGTTACCTTGGATTCTTCATTCCGGCAAGATTTAGGTGCCGACAGTCTTGACACCTATGAACTTGTTTATGCTCTCGAAGAAGATATGGGTATTAAGATCCCGGACGAAAAAGCAAATGAGTTTGAAACTGTCCGAGACGCCTATGAATTTATCAAATCTCAGCAAAAATAA
- a CDS encoding TRAP transporter TatT component family protein, whose protein sequence is MKNKIIFMLLLLVSLIFSSCSIKKMAYNSAANALAPLPEKKVKPDTDAPNPVAALTGEEDAELVGEVFPIILKLYEGMHIANPSHRGLAIMTGELYIMYSNVFVEGPANYLSDDEYDKKDKAFLRAKKFYKRGYNKILSALNTAYPGFTEAVNSDNAENIEKMLKKCKPYDTEALHWAGAGILAAFSLDPLDIQSLQVLQGAVLMLEKVCSLDPAYSGGATWEILAKFYASAPESLGGNIERAEKAYKKALELSEGKNPSIYVTYALSFCVPKQDSKGFDEAIEKAMAINPESDPNNKLVIGISQKYAGWLKENKDMFILGE, encoded by the coding sequence ATGAAAAATAAGATTATCTTTATGCTGCTCCTTCTAGTCAGCCTGATTTTTTCTTCTTGTTCGATAAAAAAGATGGCCTACAACTCGGCAGCAAACGCACTGGCTCCTTTACCGGAAAAAAAAGTAAAACCGGACACCGATGCTCCTAATCCGGTTGCGGCCCTAACGGGAGAAGAAGATGCAGAGCTTGTCGGAGAGGTTTTTCCCATTATTTTAAAGCTATATGAGGGAATGCACATTGCAAATCCTTCGCATCGAGGACTTGCCATAATGACGGGCGAGCTTTATATAATGTATTCAAATGTCTTTGTGGAAGGCCCTGCCAACTACCTGTCTGATGATGAATACGATAAAAAGGATAAGGCCTTTCTAAGAGCAAAAAAATTCTACAAAAGAGGATATAACAAAATCCTCTCAGCCCTAAACACGGCCTATCCCGGATTTACTGAAGCAGTAAACTCAGATAATGCGGAAAATATAGAAAAAATGCTAAAAAAATGCAAACCTTACGACACAGAAGCCCTGCATTGGGCAGGAGCCGGTATTTTAGCGGCCTTTTCCCTTGACCCATTGGATATTCAAAGTTTGCAGGTCTTGCAGGGAGCCGTCTTAATGCTTGAAAAGGTATGCAGCCTTGATCCGGCCTATTCAGGAGGAGCAACATGGGAAATTCTTGCAAAATTTTATGCCTCAGCACCGGAAAGTTTAGGCGGAAATATTGAAAGAGCCGAAAAGGCCTATAAAAAAGCCCTAGAACTATCCGAAGGAAAAAATCCTTCAATATATGTAACCTATGCCCTTTCTTTTTGTGTACCTAAGCAGGACAGTAAGGGATTTGATGAGGCAATAGAAAAAGCCATGGCAATAAATCCGGAATCTGATCCGAATAATAAGCTGGTAATCGGTATTTCACAAAAATATGCCGGTTGGCTAAAAGAAAATAAAGATATGTTTATATTAGGAGAATGA
- a CDS encoding CorA family divalent cation transporter, which translates to MFVKLDAELTPIDPRTEKITGPVAGYIKFKELIELQSLLDLDPLFIEQCSDFSQQNTLGVWEDYSFGVINIVEMENIFKDRDTIGLYISKNLFLAIEIIDKDYSTQKAFEAALQQTIVRERNIPRILNRFFKELIKSHAGVYHRFRKKIAELEMRVWEKIEEDSHFETELSNINNELLTLFSYYDQLEDFCQELAENENEIFTEEELTIINLLSKRVERYGANIRILREYSNQLRESYQAQLDLHLNKIMKIFTVVTTIFLPLTLVVGWYGMNFTHMPELSWKYGYLSVILLSVAIVVLGLAWFKKKKLI; encoded by the coding sequence ATGTTTGTAAAATTAGATGCGGAATTAACCCCTATTGATCCTCGGACCGAAAAAATAACGGGCCCTGTTGCAGGCTACATAAAATTTAAGGAACTTATCGAGCTGCAAAGCCTCTTAGATCTAGATCCTCTTTTTATCGAGCAGTGCAGCGATTTTTCACAGCAAAACACCCTCGGCGTTTGGGAAGACTACAGTTTCGGCGTTATAAACATAGTCGAAATGGAAAATATTTTTAAAGACCGCGATACTATAGGTCTTTATATATCAAAAAATCTTTTTTTGGCCATAGAAATTATTGACAAGGACTATTCCACACAAAAAGCCTTTGAAGCAGCCTTACAGCAAACTATAGTTAGGGAAAGAAACATTCCTCGTATTTTGAACCGCTTTTTTAAGGAGCTTATCAAGTCCCATGCAGGTGTTTATCACCGCTTTAGAAAAAAAATAGCTGAGCTTGAAATGCGGGTTTGGGAGAAGATTGAAGAAGACAGCCACTTTGAAACAGAGCTTTCGAATATAAACAACGAGCTTTTAACCCTCTTTAGCTATTACGATCAGCTGGAAGATTTTTGCCAAGAATTGGCTGAAAACGAAAACGAGATTTTTACCGAAGAAGAGCTGACAATTATAAACCTTCTTTCAAAAAGGGTAGAGCGTTACGGAGCAAATATCCGTATTTTGAGGGAGTATTCAAATCAGCTGCGGGAGTCCTATCAAGCCCAGCTAGACCTGCACCTAAATAAGATTATGAAAATCTTTACGGTTGTAACTACAATCTTTCTTCCCCTCACCCTTGTAGTAGGCTGGTACGGCATGAACTTTACCCATATGCCCGAACTTTCATGGAAATACGGCTATCTTTCTGTAATACTTTTGAGCGTTGCAATTGTCGTTTTAGGATTAGCCTGGTTTAAGAAGAAAAAACTGATATAA
- the rnc gene encoding ribonuclease III, whose protein sequence is MFPIRCGLEPKRKQELLEFQKQAGLKFKDLRLLDLAFHHRSFSNEHNNFHANNERLEFLGDSVLGLVAASYLYKSFEDKPEGELAKIKASSVSEEALSRAASELNISKYLVLGRGEEMSGGREKKAILADALEAVIGAYYLDSGFKYVQKFVLKLLESTINSVLEKKFISDYKSLLQELVQKKFKTVPKYELKKASGPDHDRTFWFSVSISGKVYGPLSGKTKKEAEQSVAKVAYEDLSSDCTVSK, encoded by the coding sequence TTGTTTCCGATAAGATGCGGTCTTGAACCCAAGAGGAAGCAGGAGCTCCTTGAGTTCCAAAAGCAAGCGGGATTGAAGTTTAAAGATTTACGCTTGCTTGATCTTGCTTTCCATCACAGGTCCTTTTCCAACGAACATAATAATTTCCACGCAAATAACGAACGCCTAGAGTTTTTAGGGGACTCCGTCCTTGGGCTTGTTGCAGCTTCCTATCTTTATAAGTCCTTTGAAGATAAACCGGAAGGAGAGCTTGCAAAGATAAAGGCTTCCTCCGTTTCCGAAGAGGCTCTGTCCAGGGCAGCCTCTGAATTAAACATAAGTAAGTACTTGGTTTTGGGCCGGGGAGAGGAAATGTCCGGAGGCAGAGAAAAAAAAGCCATCCTTGCCGATGCCCTTGAAGCGGTTATCGGTGCTTACTATCTTGATTCCGGCTTTAAGTATGTTCAAAAATTTGTCCTAAAACTTTTGGAGTCTACAATCAATTCGGTTTTAGAAAAAAAGTTTATAAGCGATTATAAGTCCCTCCTCCAAGAATTGGTTCAGAAGAAATTTAAAACAGTTCCCAAGTACGAGCTTAAAAAGGCGAGCGGCCCCGACCATGACCGCACATTTTGGTTCTCCGTGTCTATAAGCGGGAAGGTTTACGGGCCTCTTTCAGGTAAAACAAAGAAAGAAGCAGAGCAGTCTGTGGCAAAAGTGGCCTATGAAGACCTCTCTTCAGACTGTACTGTGTCAAAATAA
- a CDS encoding CCA tRNA nucleotidyltransferase — MRYPISQKMREVASILSNAGFSAYLVGGAVRDWVLGKPCKDYDIATDAEPKEVQSLFRKTIPTGIAHGTITILYKGEKIECTTFRCEADYSDGRRPDSISYVRSIEEDLSRRDFTMNAIAVSLKDGSVVDPFEGVKSIKAKIIKTVGAPLDRFGEDGLRPIRAIRFASQLGFKIEEETLKAIPLSIEVCKKVSIERFRDEFIKMLLSGHPIISFKLLEETGLLQVFLPELAGCRGVEQKGMHSFDVLDHSFLSCDAAPQDNLIVRLAALFHDIGKVSTRKMNEYGDYTFYKHEVESERLTKKIMQRLKFSNKEIEDVCHLVGLHMFHYTEDWSDAAVRRFIVRAGTENIPNLFDLRQADGFGMTGRAPDLSNLVSFKKRLEKVIAEESALSLKDLAVGGRDLMEIGIEAGPKLGTILQKLFEAVLEDPAQNTKAQLLKIAAAINANLS; from the coding sequence ATGCGTTATCCTATTTCACAAAAAATGAGAGAAGTTGCTTCTATTCTATCAAATGCCGGTTTTTCGGCCTACCTTGTTGGCGGAGCCGTGAGGGATTGGGTTTTAGGAAAGCCGTGCAAGGATTACGATATAGCGACCGATGCCGAACCCAAGGAAGTTCAGTCCCTTTTCCGAAAGACAATTCCGACGGGGATAGCTCACGGTACAATCACTATTTTGTATAAGGGCGAAAAAATAGAATGTACCACCTTCCGCTGCGAGGCCGATTATTCTGACGGAAGGCGGCCGGACAGTATCAGCTATGTGCGTTCTATCGAAGAGGATTTAAGCCGCAGGGATTTTACGATGAATGCGATAGCCGTTTCGTTAAAGGACGGCTCCGTTGTAGATCCCTTTGAGGGTGTAAAGTCGATAAAAGCAAAGATTATTAAAACCGTAGGGGCTCCCCTTGACCGCTTTGGCGAAGACGGCTTAAGACCCATCAGGGCAATCCGCTTTGCTTCTCAGCTGGGATTTAAAATAGAAGAAGAAACCTTAAAGGCGATTCCTTTAAGTATTGAAGTGTGCAAAAAAGTTTCGATAGAAAGGTTTCGGGACGAATTCATAAAAATGCTTTTAAGCGGGCATCCTATAATTTCCTTTAAGCTCTTGGAAGAAACAGGACTTTTACAAGTTTTTTTGCCTGAGCTTGCAGGCTGCCGCGGAGTTGAGCAAAAGGGGATGCACTCCTTTGATGTGCTTGACCACAGTTTTTTAAGCTGCGATGCCGCTCCGCAAGATAATCTTATTGTGCGTCTGGCTGCCCTCTTCCACGATATAGGAAAGGTAAGCACCAGAAAAATGAACGAGTACGGCGATTATACCTTTTATAAGCACGAGGTAGAATCGGAAAGGCTTACAAAAAAAATAATGCAGCGTTTAAAATTTTCTAATAAGGAAATCGAAGATGTCTGCCATCTTGTGGGGCTCCATATGTTCCATTATACAGAAGATTGGAGCGATGCTGCCGTCCGCCGCTTTATCGTAAGAGCCGGAACCGAAAATATACCCAACCTCTTCGATTTGAGGCAGGCCGACGGTTTCGGGATGACAGGAAGGGCTCCCGATTTGAGCAACTTGGTTTCTTTTAAAAAACGGCTTGAAAAGGTCATAGCCGAAGAATCTGCCCTCAGCTTAAAGGACCTGGCTGTAGGCGGCAGGGATTTAATGGAAATCGGAATTGAGGCAGGACCCAAGCTAGGAACAATCTTACAAAAGCTCTTTGAGGCAGTCCTTGAAGATCCTGCACAAAATACCAAGGCACAGCTTTTAAAAATTGCGGCAGCAATAAACGCAAATTTGAGCTAA
- the glmS gene encoding methylaspartate mutase subunit S → MARKIKLVLGVIGSDCHAVGNKILDYSLTEAGFEVTNIGVLSPQEDFINAALETNADAILVSSLYGQGELDCKGLREKCDEAGLKGIKLYVGGNIVVGKQDFNEVHKRFTAMGFDHVYPPGTPVETTIKDLHADFPDHA, encoded by the coding sequence ATGGCAAGAAAAATAAAACTTGTATTGGGCGTAATAGGTTCTGATTGTCATGCTGTCGGAAACAAGATTTTGGATTACTCCTTGACCGAGGCCGGTTTTGAAGTAACCAATATAGGCGTTTTAAGTCCGCAAGAAGACTTTATAAATGCAGCTCTTGAAACAAATGCGGATGCGATTTTAGTATCCTCGCTTTACGGTCAGGGAGAGCTTGATTGTAAGGGGCTACGTGAAAAATGCGATGAAGCAGGCTTGAAAGGTATCAAGCTTTATGTAGGCGGAAACATTGTTGTAGGTAAACAAGATTTCAACGAGGTGCACAAGCGTTTTACCGCTATGGGCTTTGATCACGTTTACCCGCCGGGAACACCGGTCGAAACGACGATAAAAGATTTACATGCTGACTTTCCTGATCACGCATAG
- the rpmF gene encoding 50S ribosomal protein L32, with product MAVPRANTSKARTRRRRGVNMRLQAPNLVECSGCGNLIMPHHVCPKCGFYKGKQVINPDKLD from the coding sequence ATGGCTGTACCAAGAGCGAATACATCAAAAGCTAGAACAAGACGCCGACGCGGTGTTAATATGCGTTTACAAGCGCCAAATCTTGTTGAGTGTTCCGGATGCGGTAACCTGATTATGCCTCATCATGTATGCCCCAAATGCGGGTTTTATAAAGGCAAGCAGGTTATTAACCCCGATAAATTAGACTAA
- a CDS encoding Hsp20/alpha crystallin family protein: MNSLSLFSPSFTDSVFDALDRSLAPNFGVFAPIKNANCGMPSVDIRETEKAYVMEMDLPGYTEKDVEISLKDRLMTISSSKNEQKEDKGAEYIIRERSTRHFMRRFTLPEDINPDEVSAKFENGVLVVDIPRKPDTQPKQIEIKSA, translated from the coding sequence ATGAATAGTTTAAGTCTTTTTAGTCCGTCCTTTACGGACAGCGTATTTGATGCCCTTGATAGGAGCTTGGCTCCCAATTTTGGAGTATTTGCTCCGATCAAGAATGCAAATTGCGGAATGCCCAGCGTGGATATCCGCGAAACAGAGAAGGCCTATGTCATGGAAATGGATCTTCCGGGATATACCGAAAAAGATGTTGAGATCAGCTTAAAGGATAGGCTCATGACAATCTCTTCTTCCAAAAACGAACAAAAGGAAGATAAGGGTGCAGAGTACATCATACGGGAACGAAGCACAAGGCATTTTATGAGGCGGTTTACCTTGCCTGAGGATATAAATCCTGATGAAGTTTCTGCAAAATTTGAAAACGGGGTCTTGGTTGTAGATATTCCGAGAAAGCCGGATACTCAGCCCAAACAAATTGAAATTAAATCTGCATAA
- a CDS encoding TRAP transporter large permease subunit, giving the protein MKKIVTGFILALTAVLLVLPFLSRIAAAFGNSSLEFERLIVQLVFVFSCLAGIITTIEKKQLNIEVFTSKFDKKIQLIISKVLSCLNIAVLTAVFLSVFPNYNMLSSEDHVLKIPIKIFFSALPPMYFAMLVLEIKRSRCIVYGILGLLSGFLISTGSVLGLLNLIFGSWYPEINDSSFTLILSDISIFMQSFSANWIWVIVVLFSVFSLFGMPLYIVLSGLAYFAFMTTGGYVESIPMETYNILTDTSIAAIPLFTVAGYLLAGGSAGKRLLDFVQNSVGCIRGGVVIAAVLVATFFTTFTGASGVTILALGGILSVILTGSGYSEDDSEALITASGSIGLLLPPSLAVIVYGATNFMTVNIFDLFKGAVIPGGLLALSMIVIGIIKDKSSKRIRFSKEALMQSFKSACFELLLPLLIVIVYFGGYFTLFETAAFTVAYAFVLEVFIRKDFNIKKAFDVILQSIPVAGGVLVIIGAAKGLALFLVYAGIPEILSELAITFVGSKILFLLLLNIVLLIVGCIMDLYSAILVVSPLIIPVAESFGIHPVHTGVIFLTNLALGFLTPPIGINLFIASYTFKKPVVKIVKSILPYLAVQFVILLLITYIPWFSTVFVD; this is encoded by the coding sequence ATGAAAAAGATAGTTACAGGTTTTATTTTAGCACTTACGGCAGTACTTCTTGTACTGCCCTTTCTAAGCCGTATAGCAGCCGCCTTTGGAAATAGTAGTTTAGAATTTGAAAGACTTATTGTTCAATTAGTCTTTGTTTTTTCCTGTCTTGCAGGTATAATCACTACAATAGAAAAAAAACAGCTTAACATAGAAGTTTTTACTTCCAAATTCGATAAAAAAATTCAACTAATTATATCTAAAGTTTTATCCTGCCTAAATATAGCCGTGCTTACAGCCGTATTTTTATCGGTATTCCCGAACTACAACATGCTTTCTTCAGAAGACCATGTTTTGAAGATCCCCATAAAAATTTTCTTCTCTGCCCTGCCTCCAATGTATTTTGCAATGCTCGTATTGGAAATAAAAAGAAGCAGGTGCATAGTTTATGGTATATTAGGGCTTTTATCGGGATTTTTAATAAGCACAGGCTCTGTTTTAGGTCTTTTAAATTTAATATTCGGTTCATGGTATCCAGAAATTAACGATTCCAGCTTTACCCTAATTTTAAGCGATATTTCCATTTTTATGCAATCCTTTTCGGCGAATTGGATATGGGTTATCGTTGTACTGTTTTCAGTATTCAGTCTTTTTGGGATGCCTCTTTACATTGTGCTTTCAGGCCTGGCATATTTTGCCTTTATGACAACAGGCGGATATGTAGAAAGCATTCCAATGGAAACCTATAATATTTTAACCGATACATCAATAGCGGCAATTCCGCTATTTACGGTTGCGGGATATCTTTTGGCAGGAGGAAGTGCAGGAAAGAGACTCTTGGACTTTGTGCAAAACTCTGTCGGATGTATAAGAGGCGGAGTCGTAATTGCAGCCGTATTGGTTGCAACATTTTTTACAACATTCACAGGGGCATCGGGAGTAACCATCTTAGCCCTTGGAGGAATTTTAAGCGTAATTTTAACGGGATCAGGATATTCCGAAGATGACTCGGAAGCCCTTATAACGGCCTCGGGTTCGATAGGCCTTTTACTGCCTCCAAGTCTGGCTGTCATCGTCTATGGAGCAACCAATTTTATGACAGTCAATATCTTTGACCTTTTTAAAGGAGCCGTTATTCCCGGAGGCCTTTTAGCATTGTCGATGATTGTCATAGGAATCATAAAGGATAAAAGCTCAAAAAGAATTAGGTTTTCAAAAGAAGCCCTGATGCAAAGTTTTAAATCGGCATGTTTTGAACTCCTCCTCCCTCTATTAATAGTCATAGTATATTTCGGAGGATATTTTACCCTTTTTGAAACTGCGGCTTTTACTGTTGCATATGCGTTTGTACTTGAAGTGTTTATCAGAAAAGATTTTAATATAAAAAAAGCTTTCGATGTTATTTTACAAAGCATACCGGTGGCTGGCGGAGTTCTTGTAATAATAGGAGCTGCAAAGGGATTAGCATTATTTTTGGTATATGCAGGAATCCCCGAAATACTCTCGGAACTTGCAATTACCTTTGTCGGTTCAAAAATTTTATTCTTACTGCTATTAAATATTGTGCTATTGATAGTAGGCTGTATTATGGATTTATATTCGGCTATCTTGGTTGTATCGCCGCTTATAATTCCTGTTGCCGAAAGCTTTGGTATACACCCGGTCCATACCGGAGTTATATTTTTGACAAACCTAGCTCTCGGCTTTTTAACACCTCCCATCGGAATAAACCTTTTTATAGCAAGTTACACATTTAAAAAGCCTGTAGTAAAAATAGTAAAAAGCATACTGCCCTATCTGGCTGTTCAATTTGTTATATTGCTTTTAATTACATATATTCCATGGTTCAGCACGGTCTTTGTAGATTAA
- the dctP gene encoding TRAP transporter substrate-binding protein DctP: MKKKLLFLFFAIMTVSGIFAQKKIVLKIASSAPARTPWDIELKKLAQEWNKITNGLVSVRFMDMTVLGGEKAGVVKMKPSRPGQRPQIDGAILSPVGLNELAPNAKIFTLSLPFLIQNQEELDLVLNKYGYAFENEIQKNGCKLVTWSNVGWLSFYTKDSYSNLDELKKIKMICSNDTKDFSDVLKISGFNVLPVDPAKFTQELKASGGAKSFASVSILSYTLRLYKDASYMLDARLCPIMAGFVMSDESWALIPDQYKPAMLEAMDRTTKNLNAALEDMEREYVKKMKQEGIKIISLSPQQKKDWTQEFYEDMKKVHKIMPNLINIEIYEKITKELEAYRK; this comes from the coding sequence ATGAAGAAAAAATTATTGTTTTTGTTTTTTGCAATTATGACGGTTTCAGGCATCTTTGCTCAAAAGAAAATTGTTTTAAAGATTGCAAGCAGTGCTCCAGCTAGGACCCCTTGGGATATCGAATTAAAAAAGTTAGCCCAAGAGTGGAATAAGATAACCAACGGACTTGTAAGTGTCAGGTTTATGGACATGACTGTCCTTGGAGGAGAAAAAGCAGGGGTCGTAAAGATGAAACCTTCCCGCCCGGGGCAAAGACCCCAAATAGACGGAGCTATTCTAAGCCCTGTAGGCTTAAATGAGCTTGCACCTAATGCAAAAATTTTTACCCTTTCCCTGCCCTTTTTAATCCAAAACCAAGAAGAACTTGATTTGGTTTTAAACAAATACGGATATGCCTTTGAAAATGAAATTCAAAAAAACGGCTGTAAGCTTGTAACATGGTCCAATGTAGGCTGGCTTTCTTTCTATACAAAGGATTCTTATTCAAATCTTGATGAGCTAAAAAAAATCAAGATGATATGCTCAAACGACACAAAGGATTTTTCCGATGTTTTAAAAATATCAGGTTTCAATGTATTACCTGTAGATCCTGCAAAATTCACACAGGAGCTCAAAGCCTCAGGCGGAGCAAAAAGTTTTGCATCTGTTTCTATCCTTAGTTACACGCTCAGGCTATATAAGGATGCATCCTATATGCTTGATGCCCGTCTATGCCCCATAATGGCCGGCTTTGTTATGTCGGACGAATCCTGGGCTCTTATACCGGATCAGTACAAACCAGCAATGTTAGAAGCTATGGATCGTACGACAAAAAATTTAAATGCAGCCCTTGAGGACATGGAAAGAGAATATGTAAAAAAAATGAAGCAAGAAGGTATAAAAATAATAAGTCTGAGCCCTCAGCAAAAAAAGGACTGGACACAAGAATTTTATGAAGACATGAAAAAAGTTCACAAAATAATGCCGAACCTTATAAATATAGAAATATACGAAAAAATAACAAAAGAGCTTGAAGCATACAGAAAATAA